Proteins encoded by one window of Sphaerodactylus townsendi isolate TG3544 linkage group LG02, MPM_Stown_v2.3, whole genome shotgun sequence:
- the CD6 gene encoding T-cell differentiation antigen CD6: protein MTINPSVLYLSPSEAQRLRLVDGGSRCAGRVELEDDGIWGTVCDDSWDLTDASVVCRQLGCGWAIQALNASFFQKGTGPIHLDEVKCSGNESYLLDCPSEKNNDCGHKEDAGVVCSDHQEWRLSGGLDACAGRVEVYYKGVWNTVCDGSRGLRTSTYLNPGTPTSPLPTTRLAVCENWDNKGPSYQMLLILCIILGLLLFVATLTLMGLLRRKPNTLDRGISSASLTAPVLMNHSMQISGMPTGVNNDYREMLTSSPKGEAKAVNTSHTEESSSDYEHYDFKDKPPVALSTFYNSLRHRAADPDIPPCNIPMPAMQEEEPTAEGSSSTSSGDEEWYENIHKLAEQDRLPRNKPSFGGLTTVSQTLVNYKAGIESSNSSDYDDMWPSEC, encoded by the exons ATGACCATTAATCCCTCTGTTCTCTACTTGTCTCCTTCAGAAGCTCAGAGGTTACGTTTAGTGGATGGAGGAAGCCGCTGTGCTGGCAGAGTGGAGTTAGAAGATGATGGTATCTGGGGCACTGTATGTGATGACAGCTGGGATCTGACTGACGCCAGTGTTGTGTGCCGGCAGCTGGGTTGTGGATGGGCCATTCAGGCTCTGAATGCCTCTTTTTTCCAAAAGGGAACTGGCCCCATCCATTTGGATGAAGTGAAATGCTCAGGGAATGAATCTTATTTGTTGGACTGTCCCTCTGAGAAGAATAATGACTGTGGGCACAAGGAAGACGCTGGCGTGGTGTGTTCAG ATCACCAGGAATGGCGCTTATCAGGTGGACTAGATGCTTGTGCTGGCCGAGTGGAGGTCTACTACAAGGGGGTCTGGAACACCGTATGCGATG GCTCCCGGGGTTTACGGACCTCTACATACCTGAACCCAGGAACACCAACCAGCCCTCTGCCTACTACAC GTTTGGCTGTATGTGAGAACTGGGACAACAAGGGACCATCATACCAGATGTTGCTGATCCTCTGCATCATCTTGGGCCTTCTCCTTTTTGTGGCCACGTTGACTCTTATGGGTTTGCTGAGAAGAAAACCTAATACCCTTG ATCGTGGCATTTCCTCAGCTTCATTAACTGCTCCAGTCCTAATGAATCATAGCATGCAGATCTCAGGGATGCCCACTGGAGTGAATAATGACTATCGGGAAATGCTGACAAGCTCTCCCAAAGGAGAAG CAAAAGCAGTGAACACATCTCATACTGAAGAGTCCAGCTCTGATTATGAACACTATGATTTCAAGGACAAACCACCAGTGGCACTCTCTACATTCTACA ATTCTCTTCGGCACCGAGCAGCCGATCCAGACATTCCTCCATGCAACATCCCCATGCCAGCTATGCAGGAGGAAG AACCTACTGCTGAGGGAAGCTCCAGTACTTCCTCTGGAGATGAAGAATGGTACGAGAACATCCACAAACTAGCAGAACAAGACAGGCTTCCAAGAAATAAGCCTTCCTTTGGAG GTCTGACAACCGTTTCCCAAACTTTGGTGAACTACAAGGCCGGGATTGAATCATCTAATAGCAGTGATTATGATGATATGTGGCCTTCTGAGTGTTAG